DNA from Selenomonadales bacterium:
CTGACGGGACGCTTCTACGACATACTGCGTATAAAGGTCTGTACGGCGAGCTTCTTTTTTGTCATAGCAGAGAGAGGAATCGAAGTCTTTTACCTCTGCCGCGAGCTTCACGCCCATGTCGGACGTATCGAAGCGCGTGATCGGCGCAATGCCGTGTTTGCCTGCTTTGATATTCTCCCAGAAAGTAGGAACATCGTTCCCGATCGGGCTGACAACGCCCAATCCTGTAACAACTACTCTTTTCATTCAAGTGATCTCCTTGTGTTCTATTTATTGTGGTGATTGCATACGTTCTCTATGATACACCTAGCATATGAGAAAATCTCTCTTTTGTCAAGCAAAATGCGCGTTTATCCTTTGCGTCATCGCGTTTCGTCTGAATGTGACTATATATGTTGCATAACAGGCGTCGATAGATTTGTTTTATCGTAATATTAGTAAAAACAATCAAGCATTTTACGAAAAATGTGCTATTCTATATCGCTTTTTATTTTGAAATAGTGTATACTGTTTATAGAAAGGCAGGTGAGTTGTATCGAACTTTCAGAAAGACAACAGACGATACTGCAAATTATAGAGGATAAGGGGCCTATCACAGGACAGGAGATCGCGAGCATGCTGAACTTATCGCGTGCGGCACTTCGTCCCGATCTTGCCGTCTTGTCGATGGCGGGGCTTCTTGATGCCAGACCTCGTGTGGGGTATTTCGCCACGGGGCGTAAGCCGTCCGATATATTTGCAGGGCTTCTTGCGGATATCATGATCGGGAGTGAGCAATCGCGTCCTATCGTTATTCGTGAAACAGCGAGCGTCTATGATGCAGTCGTGACGATGTTCATGGAAGATGTCGGTTCTCTGATCGTCGTATCGGAGGGCGATTATATCGAGGGCATCATCTCTCGTAAGGATCTCTTGAAGGCGGCTATCGGGCCGAAAAACCTTTCTGAGCTTCCGGTGAAAGTCGTTATGACCAGAATGCCCAACATTATCATGGCCACGGCGCAAGAGTCCGTCCTGCGCGGTGCCCAGCGTCTGATCGAGCATCAGATAGACACGCTTCCGGTCGTTGAGCCGGTATATGTTGACGGACAGGAACGATTCCGTGTCATCGGACGATTCACGAAGAGTAATATCACGCAGCTCTTTGTCCGCTTGGCACAGGAATAAGGTAATAGGGGGTATCACATTTTGTTAATGGAGCCAACTAAATCTACGATCGTATATATTCTTTCCGACTCTGTCGGGGAGACGGGTGAAGCTGTCGTCCGCGCTGCGGTAAGTCAGTTTGACTGCGATCATATCATTTTTCGCCGTCGTCCTTATATGATGACGACGCGTCAAATCGAGATCGCGATCCGCGATGCCAAACGTGAAGAGGCACTCATCGTATATACGCTCGTAACCGAGAATCTGCGCACATTTTTGCAAGAGAAGACAAGAGAAGAGAATGTGACGGCAGTAGATATCATGGGCCCGATGCTCGAAGCCATTCGGCGCTCGACCGAACTCGAACCGCGTCGCGAAGCAGGCGCACTCCGTCGCATGGACGATGCTTATTTCAAGAAGATCCATGCCATCGAGTTCGCGATCAAGTATGATGACGGCAAAGAGCCGCGTGGTTTCCTTTTGGCGGATATCGTCATCGTCGGTATCAGCCGTACGAGTAAGACGCCGCTGTGTATCTACTTAGCAAATCAAGGTTATAAGGTAGCCAATCTTCCCATCGTACCCGAGATCTCTCCGCCGGAAGAGATATTCCAGGTAGAAAGCAAGAAGATATTCGGTCTTACGATCAACCCTTCTCATCTTTTCGAGATTCGCAAAACGCGGCTCCAGAGCATGGGGCTGTCAGCGAAAGCAGATTATGCCAACTATGACCGTATCCTCAGAGAACTTGACTACGGCGAGAAACTGATGCGTAAGCTCGGTTGTCCTATCCTCGACGTAACGAACAAGGCAACTGAAGAAACGGCGGGACTGATTTTAGAATTATACGAAAAGAGGAATGGAAGATGACAAAATACGTTTATTTATTCAAAGAGGGTAATGCCGACATGCGTTCCCTGCTTGGCGGCAAGGGTGCTAACCTTGCCGAAATGACAAATCTCGGACTTCCTGTACCGCAGGGTCTTACCATCACGACAGACGCTTGCCGCGAATACTATGCCGCAGGACGAAAGCTTCCCGCAGGTCTTCGCGAAGAAGTCGAAAAGAACCTCAAAACGCTTGAAGAACAGACAGGCAAACGTTTCGGTGATGCCGCTTGTCCGCTTCTCGTTTCCGTACGAAGCGGTGCCGTATTCTCCATGCCGGGCATGATGGATACGATCCTCAACCTCGGTCTTAACGAAGATACGGTAGAAGGTCTTGCACAGGCAACGAACAACAAGCGTTTCGCATATGACGCATACCGTCGTTTCATTCAGATGTTCTCCGACGTCGTAATGGAGCTTCCGAAATATGAATTCGAAACGATCCTCTCCAACCAAAAAGATGCCCAAGGCGTCAAATTCGACCAGGAACTCTCCGCGGAATCTCTCCGCATCATCATAGATGAATACAAAGACCTCTACCATATGCGCGTTGGCGAACCGTTCCCGGAAGACCCGCGCGACCAGCTCTTCAGCGCGATCGAAGCCGTATTCCGTTCGTGGAACAACGACCGTGCCATCATCTATCGTAACCTCAACAAGATCGACCACGATCTCGGCACGGCTGTCAACGTACAGTCGATGGTATTCGGCAACATGGGTGATGACTGCGGTACAGGCGTAGCGTTCACGCGTAACCCGTCCACAGGCGAAAACAAACTCTACGGCGAATATCTCACCAACGCACAGGGTGAAGACGTTGTAGCAGGTATCCGCACGCCGCAGCCGATCGCAAAACTCGAAAGCGAAATGCCGGAGATCTTCGAACAATTCAACAACATCGCACTCACGCTCGAAAAACACTACCGCAACATGCAGGATATCGAGTTCACCATCGAAAAAGGCAAACTCTATATGCTCCAGACGCGTAACGGTAAACGTACGGCTGCTGCCGCTGTCAAAGTAGCCTGCGACCTCGCTGACGAAGGTCTTGTTACGAAAGAAGAAGCCGTCCTTCTCGTAGAGCCTGAACAGCTCCATCAGCTCCTCCACCGCCAGATCAGCCCGTCGGCTAAAGTAGACGTCATCACCAAAGGTCTTCCCGCATCGCCGGGTGCCGCTTGCGGTCATGTCGTATTCGATGCAGACGATGCCGAAGCACGCGGTAAAAAAGGTGAAAAAGTCGTTCTCGTTCGTATGGAAACGACGCCTGACGATATCCACGGCATCATCGAAGCACAAGGCGTACTCACCAGCCGCGGCGGCATGACGAGCCATGCGGCAGTAGTAGCACGCGGTATGGGCAAACCGTG
Protein-coding regions in this window:
- a CDS encoding helix-turn-helix transcriptional regulator; this encodes MSCIELSERQQTILQIIEDKGPITGQEIASMLNLSRAALRPDLAVLSMAGLLDARPRVGYFATGRKPSDIFAGLLADIMIGSEQSRPIVIRETASVYDAVVTMFMEDVGSLIVVSEGDYIEGIISRKDLLKAAIGPKNLSELPVKVVMTRMPNIIMATAQESVLRGAQRLIEHQIDTLPVVEPVYVDGQERFRVIGRFTKSNITQLFVRLAQE
- a CDS encoding kinase/pyrophosphorylase: MEPTKSTIVYILSDSVGETGEAVVRAAVSQFDCDHIIFRRRPYMMTTRQIEIAIRDAKREEALIVYTLVTENLRTFLQEKTREENVTAVDIMGPMLEAIRRSTELEPRREAGALRRMDDAYFKKIHAIEFAIKYDDGKEPRGFLLADIVIVGISRTSKTPLCIYLANQGYKVANLPIVPEISPPEEIFQVESKKIFGLTINPSHLFEIRKTRLQSMGLSAKADYANYDRILRELDYGEKLMRKLGCPILDVTNKATEETAGLILELYEKRNGR
- a CDS encoding pyruvate, phosphate dikinase — encoded protein: MTKYVYLFKEGNADMRSLLGGKGANLAEMTNLGLPVPQGLTITTDACREYYAAGRKLPAGLREEVEKNLKTLEEQTGKRFGDAACPLLVSVRSGAVFSMPGMMDTILNLGLNEDTVEGLAQATNNKRFAYDAYRRFIQMFSDVVMELPKYEFETILSNQKDAQGVKFDQELSAESLRIIIDEYKDLYHMRVGEPFPEDPRDQLFSAIEAVFRSWNNDRAIIYRNLNKIDHDLGTAVNVQSMVFGNMGDDCGTGVAFTRNPSTGENKLYGEYLTNAQGEDVVAGIRTPQPIAKLESEMPEIFEQFNNIALTLEKHYRNMQDIEFTIEKGKLYMLQTRNGKRTAAAAVKVACDLADEGLVTKEEAVLLVEPEQLHQLLHRQISPSAKVDVITKGLPASPGAACGHVVFDADDAEARGKKGEKVVLVRMETTPDDIHGIIEAQGVLTSRGGMTSHAAVVARGMGKPCVCGCESLKVDYNAKTIIVKDTVIKENDIITIDGATGRVMLGEVELEEPKLSDEYIKLLGWANEVKSLSIRANADTPEDAAKARSFGAEGIGLVRTEHMFMAQDRLPFVQQMILSETKAERIEALAHLLPMQEGDFYGILKAMDSLPVCIRLLDPPLHEFLPSQEELVIETTRLEALGTDPDRLAEAQELLKQVKKLHEANPMLGHRGCRLGITYPEVYEMQMRAICQAAARLAKEGLTPLPEIEIPLTISAEEMAFFKPRIDRIAAEVMEETGAKFHYSVGTMIEMPRAALLADELAEYAEFFSFGTNDLTQTCLGFSRDDAEGKFLGDYLAEKILKENPFAVLDQKGVGKLMKIATTGGRATRPNLVAGICGEHGGDPDSIAFCHQIGLDFASCSPYRVPIARLAAAHAALKG